CGGCGGCAGTCCCTCGCGCCGCACCGCGCAGACCGCCCCGAGCACCAGCACCCCCGAGAGCAGCCGCCCGAGCGCCAGCGCGCCCGGTGCGTACGCGGCGCCCGCGCTGCGGATGGAGACGAAGGCGGAGGCCCACAGCCCGACGGTGACGACCGCCGCGGCCGCGGCGAGCAGCCCCTCACGGCGGTGGTTCGCGCCGGACGATCCGGCGGGGGAGTCGTTCATCATGCTCCTGAGACTAGGGGCGGCGCGGCCGTCGGGCTCGCGGATATCGGACGGGGAGGCCGGTGAGGACAGCCGGTTCCAGTGGTACGCCGGACGGAACGAGCCGCCGGGGACCGGTGCAGCTCAGTGGAGTGCGGTGGCCTCGATGCCGAGGAGGTCGGCGAAGGCGCGCTCGCCGACCGGTGTCACCCTGACCGCCCGGTCCGAGCCGATCCGGACGCACCAGCCGGCGTCCAGGGCGTGCCGGCACAGCGCCGCGCCCGCGGTGCCCGCGAGATGCGGCCGGCGCTCCGTCCAGTCGAGGCAGGCGCGGGCCAGGGGCCGTCGGCCGGTGCGTTCGAGGGAGATGCCCGCGCCGCCGAACCAGCGCACGCCGGCGTCGGTGAGTGCGAACCCCGTGTCCTGGCGCAGCAGTCCGCGCCCGGTCAGCGCGTCGGTGAGGGCGATGCCGAGCCGCCCCGCCAGATGGTCGTAGCACGTACGGCCGCGGGCCATCGCCGAGCCGGTGCCCGACTCCCGCAGCGTGCGCGGCCGTTCGGCGGGGCGCGGCCCCACGTGCGCCGCGAGGTCCTCGACGAGCTGGGCGACGCGGGCGTCGGCCAGCCGCACGTAGCGGTGGCGCCCCTGCCGTTCCTCGGTGAGGAGGCCGCCCGCGACCAGCTTGCCGAGGTGTTCGCTCGCGGTCGACGCCGCGACGCCCGCGTGCCGCGCCAGTTCACCGGCGGTCCACGCCCGCCCGTCGAGCAGCGCCAGCAGGAACGCGGCCCGTGTCTCGTCCGCCAGCAGCCCGGCCAGTGCCGCGAGCCCCGGGCCCACCGGATCCTTCGTTCTCGTCATGCGGTCCAGCATGCGGCAGGGACCGTTCGGTGGCGGCCGAAAGGTCGCGGGAGCCGGTGCGGGAACGGCGGCGCACCGCTCGGAGCGGGCCACGGAGGCGCCCCGGCGCGGTGTCCGGTCAGGAGTCCTGCGTCCGTCGCGCGTACTGCACCGCGAGGCCGTCCAGCAGCGCCCCGAGCCCGGTCTCGAAGGCCCGCTCGTCGATCTTGTCCTGCTGGTCGGCGAGGAGGTGCGCCTGACCGAGGTGCGGGTAGTCGGCGGGGTCGTACGCGCTCTCGTCGTCGACGAAGCCCCCGGCGAACGACCCCAGCGCGGAGCCCATGATGAAGTACCGCATCAGCGCGCCGATCGAGGTGGCCTGCGCGGGCGGCCACCCGGCGTCGACCATCGCCCCGAAGACGGCGTCGGCGAGCCGGAGTCCGGCGGGACGCCGGCCGGGCCCGCGCGCGAGCACGGGGACGATGTTCGGATGGTCGCGCAGGGCCGTCCGGTAGGAGACGGCCCAGTCGTGCAGCGCCGTCCGCCAGTCCCGGCCGTCCTCGAACATCGACAGGTCGACCTGGGCGCTCACCGAGTCCGCGACCGCCTCCAGGATCTGGTCCTTGGTGCGGAAGTGGTTGTAGAGCGAGGGACCGCTGACCCCCAGCTCCGCGGCGAGCCGGCGCGTCGAGACGGCCGCCAGGCCCTCGGCGTCCACCAGGGCCCGTGCCGTCTCGACGATGCGGTCGGTGCTGAGGAGGGGCTTGCGCGGTCGGGCCATGGCGCACATAGTAGGGCTGCGTCAGGAAACTAGCAGTGCTAATTTAAATGTACGGCTTTCACGGGCCGCTATCTGTGGGGTGACTCGGCATGAACCTAGGTCTCAGCGAGGAGCAGACCGCCGTCCGGCAGCTCGCCAGGGACTTCGTGCAGCGCGAGATCGCCCCGCACGTCGTCGCGTGGGACCGCGCCGAGGAGGTCGACCGCTCGATCGTCAAGAAGCTCGGCGACGTCGGCTTCCTCGGCCTGACGGTCGACGAGGAGTACGGCGGCAGCGGCGGTGACCATCTCGCGTACTGCCTGGTCACCGAGGAGCTGGGGCGCGGCGACTCCTCCGTGCGCGGCATCGTCTCCGTCTCGCTCGGGCTCGTCGCCAAGACGATCGCGCACTGGGGGGACGAGGAGCAGAAGCGGCGGTGGCTGCCGGGACTCACCTCCGGCGAGTTCGTCGGCTGCTTCGGCCTCACCGAGCCGGGCACCGGTTCCGACGCCGGACAGCTGTCGACCCGGGCCGTGCGCGACGGGGACGACTACGTCATCAACGGCAGCAAGATGTTCATCACGAACGGCACCTGGGCCGACGTGGTGCTGCTGTTCGCCCGATCCACCGACGCCCCCGGCCACAAGGGCGTCTCCGCCTTCCTGGTGCCGACCGACACCCCCGGTCTGACCCGCCGCACGATCCACGGCAAGCTCGGGCTGCGCGGCCAGGCCACCGCCGAACTCGCGTTCGAGGACGTGCGGGTGCCGGCGAGCGCCATGCTGGCGCCCGAGGGCAAGGGCTTCGCGGTCGCCATGTCGGCGCTGGCCAAGGGCCGGATGTCGGTGGCCGCGGGCTGCGTCGGGATCGCCCAGGCCGCTCTGGACGCGGCGGTGACGTACGCGACCGAGCGCGAGCAGTTCGGCAAGACCATCGCGCATCACCAGCTCGTCCAGGAACTGCTCAGCGACATCGCCGTCGACGTGGACGCGGCACGCCTGCTGACCTGGCGGGTCGCCGATCTCATCGACCGCGGGCAGCCCTTCGCGACCGAGTCCTCGAA
The window above is part of the Streptomyces sp. NBC_01428 genome. Proteins encoded here:
- a CDS encoding acyl-CoA dehydrogenase family protein, translated to MNLGLSEEQTAVRQLARDFVQREIAPHVVAWDRAEEVDRSIVKKLGDVGFLGLTVDEEYGGSGGDHLAYCLVTEELGRGDSSVRGIVSVSLGLVAKTIAHWGDEEQKRRWLPGLTSGEFVGCFGLTEPGTGSDAGQLSTRAVRDGDDYVINGSKMFITNGTWADVVLLFARSTDAPGHKGVSAFLVPTDTPGLTRRTIHGKLGLRGQATAELAFEDVRVPASAMLAPEGKGFAVAMSALAKGRMSVAAGCVGIAQAALDAAVTYATEREQFGKTIAHHQLVQELLSDIAVDVDAARLLTWRVADLIDRGQPFATESSKAKLFASEAAVRAANNALQVFGGYGYIDEYPAGKLLRDARVMTLYEGTSQIQKLVIGRALTGVSAF
- a CDS encoding ArsR/SmtB family transcription factor; this encodes MLDRMTRTKDPVGPGLAALAGLLADETRAAFLLALLDGRAWTAGELARHAGVAASTASEHLGKLVAGGLLTEERQGRHRYVRLADARVAQLVEDLAAHVGPRPAERPRTLRESGTGSAMARGRTCYDHLAGRLGIALTDALTGRGLLRQDTGFALTDAGVRWFGGAGISLERTGRRPLARACLDWTERRPHLAGTAGAALCRHALDAGWCVRIGSDRAVRVTPVGERAFADLLGIEATALH
- a CDS encoding TetR/AcrR family transcriptional regulator: MARPRKPLLSTDRIVETARALVDAEGLAAVSTRRLAAELGVSGPSLYNHFRTKDQILEAVADSVSAQVDLSMFEDGRDWRTALHDWAVSYRTALRDHPNIVPVLARGPGRRPAGLRLADAVFGAMVDAGWPPAQATSIGALMRYFIMGSALGSFAGGFVDDESAYDPADYPHLGQAHLLADQQDKIDERAFETGLGALLDGLAVQYARRTQDS